GATATTCCAGGCATTATATAATCATTTATAAGATTAATCCATTATGGAATTGAAAGATCTTATCAAGTAAATCTTTAGATATCGGATTAACTTTTTGATTAATCCATTATGGAATTGAAAGTCTTCCTCAAGTGCGATTGCAGTTGCGAGATCATTTATTGGATTAATCCATTATGGAATTGAAAGCATCTTTAGCTATCTCTTCTGTTAATTTTGATGTATCAGGATTAATCCATTATGGAATTGAAAGATATCATAGATTGCTTCTTTAGTTTCTATACTATGTTTCTGATTAATCCATTATGGAATTGAAAGGATAGAAATGAGGCATGGAGTGAGGTTGAGAAATATTACTGATTAATCCATTATGGAATTGAAAGTTTGTATCTATATAGCGTAATATCAGTTCTCCTTTCGGGATTAATCCATTATGGAATTGAAAGTTTTAAAAAGTGTTATAAAAATATATGAAAACTGTCTTGATCAGATTAATCCATTATGGAATTGAAAGTTAATAACTTCAATGAATTTGTTAAAGAAAAGATTAATCCATTATGGAATTGAAAGTAAAAATCTATTAGATCGGACATAATTTACCATTATGCGAGATTAATCCATTATGGAATTGAAAGAATGTTAAAGATAAACAAATGGTAGAAGAAACTACGATTGATTAATCCATTATGGAATTGAAAGGTTCCAAATATTTCTTTTCCTGCTAAGATTAGATATTTGATTAATCCATTATGGAATTGAAAGTTAGCAAGATTTTTTAATACTAAATCATGTAATTCTATTCTGATTAATCCATTATGGAATTGAAAGATGCAATGTACTTATTTTGTTTGGAATAATCAAATTTTTGTGATTAATCCATTATGGAATTGAAAGTTAGTATCATAAAAAACACATTAGCACCAACTTTACCTTGATTAATCCATTATGGAATTGAAAGTGATAATTTTTCATTTTGAAGTTTATTATATAATTTTCCAGATTAATCCATTATGGAATTGAAAGATGATTCTCGCCATGGCGGGATAAATGAGAAAAAAGGGTTGATTAATCCAGTATGGAATTGAAAGGGATCAGTCAACCATACATTTTCTAATTTGCTGTACTGTGATTAATCCACTATGGAATTGAAAGATCAAGAGCTCAATTTTTCCTTTATAGAGATATTGATCATGATTAATCCACTATGGAATTGAAAGTTGTATTTTATTATCTTCTCGTGAATAAATGTTTTTGTGTCTCCTGATTAATCCACTATGGAATTGAAAGGTAATGAACTCTTGACGTGAATAATATCCACCTTTACGATTAATCCATTATGGAATGGAAAGTAGGCGGTACATTTCAATAAATAAAAGCAATAAGCTTGATTAATCTACTATGGAATGGAAATATTTTTGAGAGTATCTGGTAAAGTTTCATTCTAAAATTGAGATTAATCCACTATGGAATGGAAAGAGACTGAAAATAATCAAGGTTCACAATCAAAAAGTAAGACAAAGGAATAATCCACTATGGAATTGAAAGAAATAAGTCTCATCATGAGTATGCTTGTTATTCGTTATCAATCTAATAAAGAATTGAAAGGAAAAATCTTTACTATATGTGGGAAAAATTCTGAGAACAAATTAACAGCTCAGAGATCTTAGTTCCTTTGATTTTCCAACATCAAAGGCTTTACTAGAATAGATTAACTAAGTCAGAAATATTATTTGCAATAAAGTCCACTTCACTTTCTCCATTGAATAGATTAACTAAGTCAGAAATCGAAGAATTAAAAAAGGAAGAAAGAAGGTGGCTATATTAATCAAAATCTAATTGAAAGAAATAGAACAAGGTTACGATAAATATCTTTTCGTCCAATTGATTCATATAAATTACTGAGGGTGCAAGATTACTTTACTCTTAGTTTGTGGATTATCTGGAAATTAAGGCTATTCTCCTTATCAGAATAATCGTATAACCAACGTAAAGATTCAAATAGTACACACACTAATTAACTCTTTCATATTTTAGAATTCAACAAAGAATTTTGAACATTTGCAATTAATCGCTTCACCTTATCTTGTAAGCATCTGTATCAGAGACACCCAGGTTTTCAGACTTTCACAGTCTGTTTTCAATTTACCATATTATGTCTTCGTTTTTCTCTTCGACTTCGTTGCTTATCACTATTCTCTGTTTGAACTGTGTTTCGGTTACTGGAACGATTAGTATGCTGAATCTTCCGTTGCTTTTTTCTTTTCTTTTTATTAGTCTTAACCCTGCTTCTATTTCTTTTACTCTGGAGGAATTTAGGTCTCCTATGAATACGCTGTATTGTACTCTGGTTAATCCTTTTTTCTTCAAGTAGTCTGAAATTTTGTTTCTTACATTATCTTCAGTGATGTCGTAAAATATAACGTAAAACAAGGTGATCACTTCGATAAAAATGGTTTATATTCTTCTCCAGTCAGCACTGCGTTAGCTAATTTTCTAGCTTGAGTATATATTTCTTCTTCTTCAAATTTTATTCCATATACAGTCTTTTTGTCCTCTAAGCTTTTAGGATCTTCTCTGGCTATTCCTAAAAGTTTTCTGTCTACAAATGGAGATCTGAATTCCTCCATTAGGTCGAAGACTAAAGAGGGTCTACCAGACCTCATTTTGTGAAGAAATCCCCAGTAGGGGTTTAGTCCAGCGGAGATAATGGCTGAGTAAACTACTCTGCTCAGCATACTGTAACCTATGTTCAAAGAGACGTTGAACAGATCCTTGGCTTCTCCTCTTTTCCTCCTGCCTTTAAATTTCAGTTCTTTGGGAAGTAAATTCTTAATTCCTTTCCAATACCATCTAGCACCTTCAGCCTCCTTTTGCATTACTCCTTCTATACTGCTCTCAGTTAAAACGTCCCTGGAAAGCTGATAAATGTTTTCGGAGGAAAGAGAGATACCGTACTTCCTTTCATAATATCTTAAAGTGATCCACTGATTGTGAAGTTTACCGTAAATGAACTGCTTGGCAAATTCAACCTTTCTCTTCTTCCAAGCTATTAGCTGATGGACCCATACGTTAAAAGAACCGCCGTAATTTACGGGGATAATCTTTGAAACAGGCTTGATGCCTTTAAAAAAGACGAGGTCAATGCCAAACTCTCCTGCCAGACGTATAACCTCCGAAGATACTAAACAGTTAGTTAAAACTACTATAGAGGAAATTTCAAAAGGGGAAACAGACCACTTTTCCT
This genomic window from Acidianus manzaensis contains:
- the cas2 gene encoding CRISPR-associated endonuclease Cas2; this translates as MTLFYVIFYDITEDNVRNKISDYLKKKGLTRVQYSVFIGDLNSSRVKEIEAGLRLIKRKEKSNGRFSILIVPVTETQFKQRIVISNEVEEKNEDIIW
- the cas1 gene encoding CRISPR-associated endonuclease Cas1 — its product is MTKSNNNKKIVFVKDWGAYLRVKNGLITCYLNKEEKWSVSPFEISSIVVLTNCLVSSEVIRLAGEFGIDLVFFKGIKPVSKIIPVNYGGSFNVWVHQLIAWKKRKVEFAKQFIYGKLHNQWITLRYYERKYGISLSSENIYQLSRDVLTESSIEGVMQKEAEGARWYWKGIKNLLPKELKFKGRRKRGEAKDLFNVSLNIGYSMLSRVVYSAIISAGLNPYWGFLHKMRSGRPSLVFDLMEEFRSPFVDRKLLGIAREDPKSLEDKKTVYGIKFEEEEIYTQARKLANAVLTGEEYKPFLSK